The Geomonas agri genome contains the following window.
GTTATACCTAATGGATTTGACACCAGCATTTTTTTTCACAACCCAGATTCAGGTAATAGATTTCGCGATACATTGGGAATTAAGGAAGATGCGATAGTCATAGGTTTGATAGCTAGATATGACCCTCAAAAGGATCATCACAATTTGTTGCTCGCAGTTAAAGCTTTAATTTCGAAATACAGCAATTTGAAGGTTGTATTATGTGGAGATAGAATAGACTCTGAAAATACAGAGCTTATTTCTGCAATAGAACGAAATGGTTTGGTAAATGTATGCTATTTGCTTGGGAGGCAGGGTGACATTCCAATGGTAATAAATTCGTGTGATATTGTTGCATCCTCTTCATGCAGCGAGGCCTTTCCCTTGGTTGTAGGCGAGGCGATGTCATGTTGCGTCCCTTGTGCTGTCACCGATGTCGGTGATTCAGCGTTTCTTGTTGGGGACACTGGGAGAGTGGTGCCTCCACATGATCCGAATGCGCTTGCGCTTGCTCTTGATGAATTGATCCTCTTAGGAAGGGATGGGCGCCGCGAGTTGGGGGGGAAGGCCCGACAAAGGATATTGGACAAATTTTCTCTGCATTCTGTCATCAGAGAATACAATCGGTTGTACACTGCTGCAGTCGATGACTTGTGATATCATGTCTCATTGCTTCCAATAAAGCAGCTTTACATAATATATTAGTGAAAATCACACCAATCTAACCTGTTTACAAGGATATGCTATGAATATAGGAGCGATCAAGGCTGCACTGCCGTGGTGGACAAAAATCCTTCTTAAATTATGTATTGCACGTTTTCCAACCGACTATAGGTTGTGGCAAAAACTGGATATTTTTAAGCACGGAGCAATGGAAGCACCTGAATATGCGTATCGTATTTTCAAAATGCATTATGACCGCAGCAATTTCCCCAAAAAATCGGAAGACTTTGTTTGCCTTGAAGTGGGACCTGGCGATAGTCTTTTTTCCTGCATAATTGCAAAGCTTCACGGTGCATCACTTACGTACATGGTAGATTCAGGATTTTTCGCAACACATGAGATTGCTCCCTATAGCAATTTATTTGCTTTCCTGAGAAATAACAATTTTAATATAACTCGTCCTGAACCATTTAGTGTTCCAGAGTTAGTAGAAGAGTTTGGCGGGCATTACTTGACAGAGGGATTAGCTGCTATAGCCTCTATTCCTTCTGCCAGCATAGATTTCATCTGGTCGAATGCTGTTCTTGAACACATTAGGAAACCAGAGTTTTTACCTTTCATGAAGGAACTCCGCCGCATACTTAAAGATGATGGTATCTGCTCGCATCGTATTGATTTGCGAGATCATCTCGGCGGGGGGCTTAATAACCTTCGGTTTTCTGAAGAGGTTTGGGAGTCTGATATGTTTGCAAAATCTGGTTTTTACACAAATCGAATACGGTTTCATGAGATGTGCAGCATATTCAATACGGCAGGATTTGAAGTTAGTGTTTTGGATATCAATAAATGGGAAAAATTACCTTCTCCTTATTCTAAATTTGATAAGACTTTTAAATCAATACCAGAGCATGATCTTTTAATAAGCGGGTTTGATGTCCTTTTATATCCTAAGGCCTATAAAGTTGACGACAAGGTGAGTTACTCGCTATGAGCAATTCCTATCGAATAGCTTTTGTTACTAGTCAAGCATTCTCCATCAATAATTTTAGAGGGTCCCTAATCCGTGAAATGGTGCACCGCGGTTTTGTTGTATATGCCCTAGCCCCAGATTACGATGAGGCAACACGCACTGCTGTAGTTAAACTAGGGGCAATTCCTGTGGATTGCCCAATGTCACGTACTGGTATGAATCCTGGTTCGGATTTCATCAACCTTTTGAAGTTGTCAAGCCAGTTGCGTCACTTAAAAGTGGACGTTGTGTTTTCCTATTTCATCAAACCAGTGATATATGGGACGCTGGCTGCACGAATTGCAGGTGTACCCAAGCGCCTTGCTATGATTGAAGGTGCCGGATATGTATACACTGATGGTGATGAAACATCAATTTCGCGTAGAGTATTGCGTGTTTTTGTAACAAAGTTGTATCAAATAAGCTTAAGGTATGCGAGTCTTGTCTATCTACTTAACAAGGATGACAGGGCACTTTTCGTTAACAAACGAATGGTGATAGATAGAAAAATTGAACTGCTTAATGGTATCGGAATAGACTTAACTCACTATGAACCCACGCACTTAACTACAAAACCTGTCACATTTATTTTAATTGCTAGGTTGTTGCGCGAGAAGGGGATCTACGATTATGTTGAGGCCGCTCGACTGGTGAAGAGTAAGCATCCCAAAGTGCGCTTTCTTCTGCTGGGGGACACTGACTTAAACCCAGGTTCAGTCAAGCAAGCCGAGGTCTATTCATGGGTTTCCGAAGGACTAATAGAATGGCCAGGACACGTCACTGATGTTCGCGTCTGGATTGCTCAGGCCAGTGTTTTCGTGCTGCCATCCTACTATCGCGAGGGATTACCGCGTAGTACTCAGGAGGCCATGGCGATGGGACTCCCCATTATTACCACTGACTCACCGGGTTGTCGGGAAACGGTAATAGAGGGAGTTAACGGTTTTTTGGTGCCGCCCCGCAATCCACAGGCACTTGCTCAAGCTATGTCCCAATTTGTAGAGCAATCTGAAATGATAATCCAAATGGGGATTGCGAGTCGACAACTTGCGGAGGAAAACTTCGATGTCCTTAAAATTAACGCTCAAATTTTACAGTCTATGGAAGCCATCTCATAACAACCATTCTGTATTTTCTATTCCATGAATGGCATTCATCTTATCTTCAGCCGTCGCGGCTCGGGGTAAACCTGTTTTAAGTTTCTGAACAGCTGTACTGTACAATTCTTGCATGAGGAGCTCGACGGCTAATGAATCGAATTCTAGTCACAGGTGCAACTGGTTTTGTTGGCCGATATCTATGTGAGAGGTTGGTTGCCCAATCGGGATATGTTCGGGGGACTGTTATGGCGTCCGAAAATCCAGCAATTCTAGCCAAAGGGGTCGAACCGGTGTTAGTTGAACCTTTGGGTGCGGAGACCTGTTGGTCAATAGCAACGAAAGATATAGACACCATTGTTCACTTGGCAGCTCGAGTGCATATCATGAATGATCCTTTACTTGAACCTCTGGCCGAATTTAGAAACGTCAACACTGTTGGCACAATGCGACTGGCTACGGAAGCCGTTAAGGCTGGAGTAAAGCGCTTCGTTTTCGTAAGTTCCATAAAGGTCAACGGCGAGGAATCAATTGAGCCATACACGGAGGACTCCACACCGCAGCCCTCCGATCCGTATGGAGTCAGTAAATATGAAGCTGAACAGCAGCTTCGGCAGCTTGAAGCGCGCACTGATCTTGATGTGGTTGTCGTCAGGCCAACTCTTGTGTATGGCCCAGGTGTAAGGGCTAATTTCCTCAGTATCATGAAAGCCGTGTCCAAGCAGCTTCCTCTGCCCTTGGCTTCGATTCAGAACAAACGAAGCTTTATCTACGTAGAGAATTTGGTTGACTCGCTTGTTAGTTGTATCAACCACCCAACGGCAGCCGGCAGGACCTATCTAGTCAGTGATGGGGAAGACGTTTCGACACCGGAGCTAATACGGCGCATTGCCGCTGCACTGGGGGTAAATTCACATTTGGTTCCTTTTCCCCTGTCTTGCCTACATTTACTAGGCAGGATGACTGGACAAAATGCTCAAGTTGCCCGTCTCACTGGATCCTTGACGGTGGACTGTTTGAAAATCAGGGAGGACTTGGGATGGGATCCTCCTTATACCATGGATCAGGGGTTGGGGGAAACAGCCACGTGGTTCAAAAGTCATATGCAACGAGCCTAATATGCAAATGCTGCTAGGTTAGGTTTTGAGATAGAAGCACCCTTGCATAGTTCTGCTATGTCGCATTCGCCCTTGTTTACTTAAAAGGACTCTTATGGATACCTCTAAGGAGGACGGCAAAATAAATCACCGCGGTTTATCTGTTTTTGTTAATTGGCTTATTTTTACGACCTCTGTGTGCTACCTAGTAGTATGGTTATATGGAGTTAGGTTGTATGAGTTTACTCATCCGACGATGATTTTGATGGTTGGCTTTGCTCTCTGTGCTTTTACAAGTGTTGTAACCTTCTATTCAACCACTCATATGAATTCCAAATTGGTTGATGTAGCAACCCTTCTGGTTGCAGCTTTTATCTGTAACCTGACTTTATTTTTACCTGAGATGTACGGGCTAGCAATATCATTTTTATTTTTTTCATTATTAATTTTGAGAAGGAGCAACAACTGGCTTGGCTATTTTATTATAGCTATTACTGCTTTTTCAATTGCGGAATATAGTAGCTATGAACGGCTGTATGGTGAAATATCTATTGACGCTGTAGAGGCTGTCATTGCGACAAATTTGAACGAGTCTTTTTATTTTTTATGGGCAAACCTGTCAAAGAAAGCTGTCCTTTCTTGTTTATTTATCACAGGCATTATCTGGCGCACTGACAAGCATCTGGATAGTGAAAGGACTTGCCACCTCCTGTTACATTGGGGAGTGATTGCAACTGGCATTTCTTTAGGCTTGATTCTTGCGCTGCCACCACTGCACAAAAGAGCAACAACAGTCAAAAAGGCTTTTGCTAAGGTTCAACTCAGAAACGAGATGGCTTCCATGCCCCTCCAGTATTTTGGAGAAATCCATCAAAGCAGTACCAATGACACTGATGTCGTCTTCATCCTTGGTGAGTCAAGCAGCCGTTGGCATTGGAGCCTATATGGGTATCCAGGTAATACCAACCCACGTCTCAAGGCGGTACGCAAGGATTTACTTTTATTCACTGACGCTATTTCAGTGCACTCACACACTATCCCAGTGTTGATGAACATGATGTATCGGGAGATACCTAGTGACGCCAGCACAGACATCGCTGCTCCGTCGATTTCTCTTTTTTCTCTACTGAAAAAGGCCGGAGTGAAGGGGAAATGGTTTTCAGCTCAGCCTCGTTTTGCTCCGGAATCACTATTCGATATGACGAGGGTAGGTGAAGACGGTGGCTCTTCTTCGCTAACTCGAGATGAACGCAATGCCGCAAACATTTTTCAGTACTGGAACCTAGCGGATAAGGGGCCGCGCTTACTTGTCTGGCAATTGCACGCCTCACATTGGCCTTATTTAAAACTAATCCCTACTAGCTTTGCGACTTCAGTATCCGGAATGACGCTAGGCACCCCATTCTTCGGTAACTCTCATGATTTTAGTCCTGATGTAAGATCATATGATTCTGCGATCCGTTTCACTGACACCGTCATTGCAAATGCCATAGAGGTTGCTAAAGCCAAAACTAAGCCAACAGTGGTTTTCTTTTTGCCTGACCATGGGGAGGCCCCTGAGGAGGGCAGTGGGCATAACATGGCTATGCATTCTGCTCGTCATATTGAGATTCCGTTTTTGATTTACTTTAATAGTGCGGCGAGAAAGAAACATAAGAACCAATATTCTGCGTTACAGAAGAATCAAAATAAACCATTTTTAAATAGTTATGTGTTTGAATTGATTGCAGATTTATTAAGTATTGATGCTCCATCTATCTTAAACGAAAAGCTCTCAATTGCAAATAATCAGTATTTTTGCCCCAGCAGAATTGTAAACCCAAAAACAGATAAAGAGAGCCCTATATTCTACGATGAATTAGGACGTAATGATGCTAAGGATGTCTTGGAACGTGTCAGGCTCAACATGAAAGATATTCAGTCAAAACCTCTTTTATACCAAAAAATCTATGCGCACCGTGTTGACTCTATCGGAAAAGCATTGGAGGCCAAGCAGTATTTTGCTGGGATCGAGTTAGACATAGTTTATGAT
Protein-coding sequences here:
- a CDS encoding phosphoethanolamine transferase, with amino-acid sequence MDTSKEDGKINHRGLSVFVNWLIFTTSVCYLVVWLYGVRLYEFTHPTMILMVGFALCAFTSVVTFYSTTHMNSKLVDVATLLVAAFICNLTLFLPEMYGLAISFLFFSLLILRRSNNWLGYFIIAITAFSIAEYSSYERLYGEISIDAVEAVIATNLNESFYFLWANLSKKAVLSCLFITGIIWRTDKHLDSERTCHLLLHWGVIATGISLGLILALPPLHKRATTVKKAFAKVQLRNEMASMPLQYFGEIHQSSTNDTDVVFILGESSSRWHWSLYGYPGNTNPRLKAVRKDLLLFTDAISVHSHTIPVLMNMMYREIPSDASTDIAAPSISLFSLLKKAGVKGKWFSAQPRFAPESLFDMTRVGEDGGSSSLTRDERNAANIFQYWNLADKGPRLLVWQLHASHWPYLKLIPTSFATSVSGMTLGTPFFGNSHDFSPDVRSYDSAIRFTDTVIANAIEVAKAKTKPTVVFFLPDHGEAPEEGSGHNMAMHSARHIEIPFLIYFNSAARKKHKNQYSALQKNQNKPFLNSYVFELIADLLSIDAPSILNEKLSIANNQYFCPSRIVNPKTDKESPIFYDELGRNDAKDVLERVRLNMKDIQSKPLLYQKIYAHRVDSIGKALEAKQYFAGIELDIVYDKDEGRFYVYHPPAKRHGLLLEDLVRATVDKPQLKFWLDWKNSTPDTTTAAFRELNRLDSLYTLLPRVILEIGPTASHPSISKISKAGWRTSYYVPTDFKDCLKTGGEGACYDEAEQILGAARQMKAKCLSFDIRVWPTLKKYVLSRDASFKLLTWDESLSTDSQIFLNKIHDPSAFDVLIVPYSSRFNY
- a CDS encoding class I SAM-dependent methyltransferase, producing MNIGAIKAALPWWTKILLKLCIARFPTDYRLWQKLDIFKHGAMEAPEYAYRIFKMHYDRSNFPKKSEDFVCLEVGPGDSLFSCIIAKLHGASLTYMVDSGFFATHEIAPYSNLFAFLRNNNFNITRPEPFSVPELVEEFGGHYLTEGLAAIASIPSASIDFIWSNAVLEHIRKPEFLPFMKELRRILKDDGICSHRIDLRDHLGGGLNNLRFSEEVWESDMFAKSGFYTNRIRFHEMCSIFNTAGFEVSVLDINKWEKLPSPYSKFDKTFKSIPEHDLLISGFDVLLYPKAYKVDDKVSYSL
- a CDS encoding glycosyltransferase family 4 protein, which encodes MSNSYRIAFVTSQAFSINNFRGSLIREMVHRGFVVYALAPDYDEATRTAVVKLGAIPVDCPMSRTGMNPGSDFINLLKLSSQLRHLKVDVVFSYFIKPVIYGTLAARIAGVPKRLAMIEGAGYVYTDGDETSISRRVLRVFVTKLYQISLRYASLVYLLNKDDRALFVNKRMVIDRKIELLNGIGIDLTHYEPTHLTTKPVTFILIARLLREKGIYDYVEAARLVKSKHPKVRFLLLGDTDLNPGSVKQAEVYSWVSEGLIEWPGHVTDVRVWIAQASVFVLPSYYREGLPRSTQEAMAMGLPIITTDSPGCRETVIEGVNGFLVPPRNPQALAQAMSQFVEQSEMIIQMGIASRQLAEENFDVLKINAQILQSMEAIS
- a CDS encoding glycosyltransferase, which encodes MRVVHIITGLGIGGAEMMLYKFIANSDLSQNAFSVISLTDKGAIGSRLEALGVPVFSLGLRRFPSPYRFLKLCQLIRKLNPDIVQTWLYHADLIGGGAAKISCSAPVIWNIHNGVINNNDKLTTRAIAKISAWISGLIPTYIVYVASSSCIFHTKYGYCGDISRVIPNGFDTSIFFHNPDSGNRFRDTLGIKEDAIVIGLIARYDPQKDHHNLLLAVKALISKYSNLKVVLCGDRIDSENTELISAIERNGLVNVCYLLGRQGDIPMVINSCDIVASSSCSEAFPLVVGEAMSCCVPCAVTDVGDSAFLVGDTGRVVPPHDPNALALALDELILLGRDGRRELGGKARQRILDKFSLHSVIREYNRLYTAAVDDL
- a CDS encoding UDP-glucose 4-epimerase family protein — protein: MNRILVTGATGFVGRYLCERLVAQSGYVRGTVMASENPAILAKGVEPVLVEPLGAETCWSIATKDIDTIVHLAARVHIMNDPLLEPLAEFRNVNTVGTMRLATEAVKAGVKRFVFVSSIKVNGEESIEPYTEDSTPQPSDPYGVSKYEAEQQLRQLEARTDLDVVVVRPTLVYGPGVRANFLSIMKAVSKQLPLPLASIQNKRSFIYVENLVDSLVSCINHPTAAGRTYLVSDGEDVSTPELIRRIAAALGVNSHLVPFPLSCLHLLGRMTGQNAQVARLTGSLTVDCLKIREDLGWDPPYTMDQGLGETATWFKSHMQRA